A single uncultured Acetobacterium sp. DNA region contains:
- a CDS encoding TIGR03768 family metallophosphoesterase produces MDKKFTDPLTSGSANASYPIDTEIFTTAERSIAPIPVPSDSPKPPIEELTRYADHGYGLWNYGPGIPHEKRLDLMASSYNAVEITQSKSLLNFFTMTDIHLTDKESPGQVPFYGYKWGVISGYSGIMLYTTHVLDAAVQTINALHQKKSFDFGISLGDDCNCTQHNELRWFIDVLDGQLITPDSGIKDDPIPGPFNDYQDVYQAAGLDKSIPWYQALGNHDHFWMGMFPPDDYIRNTLTSDTIINLGNIFTGTEGINSRGFYMGALDGSTQYGNIVGAGPVADFPDGAPTVPADPNRRSLLRNEWINAFFDTTSQPKGHGFTEENAAQGFACYSFEPNSEVPLKVIVLDNTQNDDDPVGAHGTGRGSLDAKRYDWLVNELDQGQADDKLMILATHIPIGATPESTGLNALMTWSDDAAVTEADLLAKLHTYPNLILLVCGHRHLNMVTALKSPDESRPELGFWEVETSSLREFPQQFRTIEIVKNSDHTVSILATNVDPAVKPGSFADISRSYALAAQQIFGLPTENRSYNAELMVQLTPVMHEKLANL; encoded by the coding sequence ATGGATAAAAAATTTACGGACCCCTTAACAAGCGGCTCGGCCAATGCCAGCTACCCGATTGATACTGAGATTTTCACAACTGCTGAGCGAAGTATTGCTCCTATTCCGGTACCGTCAGATTCGCCTAAACCGCCGATTGAAGAACTGACCCGATATGCCGACCATGGCTATGGCCTCTGGAACTATGGCCCGGGAATTCCACATGAAAAAAGACTCGATCTGATGGCTTCCAGCTATAACGCGGTCGAGATCACACAATCAAAATCACTGCTCAATTTCTTTACGATGACAGATATTCATCTCACTGATAAAGAATCCCCGGGACAGGTGCCCTTTTATGGTTACAAATGGGGCGTTATCTCCGGCTATTCGGGAATCATGCTTTATACCACCCATGTGCTTGATGCCGCGGTCCAGACCATCAACGCCCTCCACCAAAAAAAATCTTTTGATTTTGGCATCTCTCTGGGTGATGACTGCAACTGTACCCAGCACAATGAACTGCGCTGGTTTATCGATGTTCTCGACGGCCAGCTGATTACCCCGGATTCCGGCATTAAGGATGATCCCATCCCCGGACCATTTAATGACTATCAGGATGTCTACCAGGCTGCGGGTCTGGATAAAAGCATCCCCTGGTATCAGGCACTGGGCAACCATGATCATTTCTGGATGGGGATGTTTCCGCCGGATGACTATATCCGCAATACCTTAACCAGTGACACCATCATCAATCTGGGGAACATCTTCACCGGCACCGAAGGGATTAACAGCCGGGGCTTCTACATGGGCGCGTTGGATGGCTCAACCCAGTATGGTAACATTGTTGGCGCTGGTCCGGTGGCTGACTTTCCCGATGGTGCCCCAACCGTCCCCGCCGATCCCAACCGCCGTTCACTGCTTCGCAATGAATGGATCAATGCGTTTTTTGACACGACTTCCCAACCCAAAGGTCATGGCTTTACCGAAGAAAATGCCGCTCAAGGATTCGCCTGTTATTCTTTTGAACCAAATTCGGAAGTACCGCTTAAGGTGATTGTTCTGGACAATACCCAAAACGATGATGATCCCGTTGGCGCCCATGGCACTGGCAGGGGATCACTCGACGCAAAGCGCTATGACTGGCTTGTCAATGAACTGGATCAAGGTCAGGCTGACGACAAGCTGATGATTCTGGCCACTCATATCCCCATTGGCGCCACGCCTGAAAGCACCGGACTCAACGCATTAATGACCTGGAGCGACGATGCGGCCGTGACCGAAGCTGATCTACTCGCCAAACTCCATACCTATCCCAATCTTATTTTACTGGTTTGCGGCCATCGCCATCTGAACATGGTTACTGCCCTCAAATCCCCGGATGAATCCCGGCCTGAGCTGGGCTTCTGGGAAGTTGAAACCTCGTCGCTACGGGAATTCCCGCAACAGTTTCGAACCATTGAAATTGTGAAGAACAGTGATCACACCGTTTCTATTTTGGCCACCAATGTGGATCCAGCCGTGAAACCAGGATCTTTTGCTGATATATCCCGCTCCTATGCGCTGGCAGCCCAGCAAATTTTCGGATTGCCGACGGAAAATCGCTCCTATAATGCCGAGCTGATGGTTCAACTGACCCCGGTTATGCATGAAAAACTTGCAAATTTGTAA
- a CDS encoding alpha-ketoacid dehydrogenase subunit beta: MKQMTYGEAIREGMRIRMLEDENVCIFGEDVGAFGGCFGVTAGLFDEFGDKRVRDTPISEGVIIGCAVGSAATGLRPIAELMFIDFLTVGMDQLVNQAAKMRYMFGGNISVPMVVRLPGGGGVSAAAQHSQSLEAWLTHVPGLKVVYPSTPQDALGLMLSAIDDEDPVMFVEHKAMYGMKGAVDDVITPIKLGVGDIKREGTDVTVVATGKMVHEALKAATKLEKEGISIEIIDPRTLYPLDKEMIFKSVEKTTRVVIATEEVKRGSFAGELAAMISESCFFNLDAPIIRVNALDTPIPFAPNLENFVLPNDVDIYNAIKEVLA, translated from the coding sequence ATGAAACAAATGACATATGGTGAAGCGATTCGTGAAGGAATGCGTATTAGAATGCTTGAAGATGAGAATGTTTGTATATTTGGCGAAGATGTCGGCGCCTTTGGTGGCTGTTTTGGTGTCACTGCCGGTCTTTTCGATGAATTCGGCGATAAACGGGTCCGGGATACGCCTATTTCCGAAGGGGTTATTATTGGTTGTGCCGTAGGTTCGGCGGCTACCGGCTTGCGCCCCATTGCCGAGCTGATGTTTATCGACTTCTTAACCGTCGGGATGGATCAGCTGGTGAATCAGGCTGCCAAAATGCGTTATATGTTTGGTGGGAATATCTCGGTTCCGATGGTTGTGCGATTGCCCGGTGGCGGTGGCGTGAGCGCCGCCGCGCAGCATTCTCAGTCTTTAGAAGCCTGGTTAACACATGTTCCCGGATTAAAGGTTGTTTATCCCTCGACGCCTCAGGATGCCCTAGGTCTGATGCTCAGTGCCATTGATGATGAAGATCCGGTAATGTTTGTTGAGCATAAAGCGATGTATGGGATGAAAGGGGCTGTGGACGATGTCATCACCCCGATTAAACTGGGTGTCGGCGATATCAAACGGGAAGGAACCGACGTCACCGTGGTGGCCACCGGAAAAATGGTTCATGAGGCTCTTAAAGCGGCCACAAAACTAGAAAAAGAAGGAATCTCGATTGAGATTATTGATCCCCGAACCCTTTATCCGCTGGATAAGGAGATGATCTTTAAATCGGTTGAAAAAACAACCCGGGTAGTCATTGCCACCGAGGAAGTCAAACGTGGCAGTTTTGCCGGCGAACTGGCTGCCATGATTTCCGAATCCTGTTTTTTCAATCTGGATGCACCGATTATCCGGGTCAACGCGCTGGATACCCCCATCCCATTCGCGCCGAATCTGGAAAACTTTGTTCTTCCCAATGATGTGGATATCTACAATGCCATTAAGGAAGTACTCGCTTAG
- a CDS encoding thiamine pyrophosphate-dependent dehydrogenase E1 component subunit alpha: MKLDKAIIKDMYIRMKRIREFETKAMNLFAEGAIPGFVHLYLGEEAVATGVCQALNDADYITSTHRGHGHIIAKGGDLKYMMAELYGKETGYCKGKGGSMHIADATKGILGANGIVGAGHNLAVGAGFSAQYRGTDQVCVCFFGDASTNQGTFHESMNLASIWKLPVIFVCENNGYGISMSQSRHQAIKDIADRGTAYGIPGISVDGNDVIAVHEVAVEAVKRARSGQGPTLIECKTYRHRGHFEGDAGKYKPTEEQEFWMKKDPMPRIEKYMIDSKIVTTEELNELQDSVVAEIAEAIAFANASAYPELSSAVKDIYFDIVEEVRSR; encoded by the coding sequence ATGAAACTTGATAAAGCAATTATCAAAGACATGTACATCCGCATGAAACGGATCAGGGAATTTGAAACAAAGGCCATGAACCTTTTTGCTGAGGGTGCCATCCCCGGTTTTGTTCATCTCTATCTCGGTGAAGAAGCTGTGGCGACTGGTGTCTGTCAGGCGCTTAACGATGCTGACTACATCACCAGTACCCATCGTGGCCATGGCCACATCATTGCCAAAGGTGGTGATCTGAAATACATGATGGCCGAACTCTACGGAAAAGAAACCGGCTACTGCAAAGGCAAAGGTGGTTCCATGCATATTGCTGATGCCACTAAAGGGATTCTTGGTGCCAATGGGATTGTCGGTGCCGGTCATAATCTGGCTGTCGGTGCTGGTTTCAGTGCTCAATACAGGGGAACTGATCAGGTCTGTGTCTGCTTCTTTGGTGATGCATCAACCAATCAGGGCACCTTCCATGAGTCGATGAACCTGGCCAGTATCTGGAAACTGCCGGTAATTTTCGTCTGTGAAAACAATGGCTATGGCATCTCCATGAGTCAATCCCGTCATCAGGCTATCAAAGACATTGCTGATCGTGGCACCGCCTATGGTATACCTGGCATTTCTGTGGACGGAAATGACGTCATCGCTGTTCATGAGGTAGCCGTTGAAGCAGTCAAACGAGCCCGCAGCGGCCAGGGTCCAACCTTGATCGAATGCAAAACGTACCGTCACCGCGGCCATTTTGAAGGCGATGCCGGTAAATATAAACCAACCGAAGAACAAGAATTCTGGATGAAAAAAGACCCGATGCCGCGGATTGAAAAATACATGATCGATAGCAAAATCGTCACGACCGAAGAATTGAACGAACTTCAGGATTCAGTGGTTGCCGAAATTGCCGAAGCGATTGCATTTGCCAATGCCAGTGCTTATCCGGAGTTATCCAGTGCGGTAAAAGATATTTACTTTGATATTGTGGAGGAGGTTCGTTCAAGATGA
- a CDS encoding dihydrolipoamide acetyltransferase family protein: MAELIVMPKFGLTMTEGTIASWNVAEGDQISEGDILCEIETDKLTNEFESPKAGILLKIIGVEGIPITCLEPIAIVGEANEDISALLSGGATPDEVQADSVVETVLATPAPAKTAGGRINASPLAKKLAKEKGIDLALVTGTGNKGSITVDDINNYTPADKSDKKIAVSPVAKKMAEESGIDLKTLTVDGRIMKKDVAAQITETSAAAAAPEVVLLKGMRKTISKRMSESWSISPRVTYTRPVDATAMKEFRTKLKPAFEKRGLKLTFNHIIMKISAQTLLEFPHINGSLVDDTLVLHPHAHIGLAIGLDSGLLVPNVKNCDIKSLSQIAAETETLIADAKAGRTNMDDLVGGTFTLTNLGAYGITSFSPIINQPELAILGIDAMVDTPVVIGGQIVSRPMMNLSLTADHRIIDGALAAQFLQRLAEYLENPALLLV, encoded by the coding sequence ATGGCAGAACTAATTGTCATGCCCAAGTTCGGGCTGACGATGACAGAAGGCACCATTGCAAGCTGGAACGTCGCTGAAGGCGACCAGATTTCTGAAGGCGATATCCTGTGTGAAATAGAAACAGACAAGTTAACCAATGAATTTGAGTCACCCAAAGCAGGGATATTACTAAAAATAATCGGTGTCGAAGGAATCCCCATTACCTGTCTCGAACCCATCGCCATTGTTGGTGAGGCTAATGAAGACATTTCCGCCTTGTTATCAGGCGGAGCCACTCCTGATGAAGTCCAAGCCGATAGTGTTGTTGAGACGGTTCTGGCAACACCAGCACCCGCCAAAACGGCCGGCGGCCGGATCAATGCTTCCCCGCTGGCCAAAAAACTGGCCAAAGAAAAAGGCATCGATCTTGCACTTGTTACCGGTACCGGCAATAAAGGTAGCATCACCGTTGACGATATCAACAATTATACGCCTGCTGACAAATCCGACAAGAAAATCGCGGTTTCCCCGGTTGCTAAAAAAATGGCCGAAGAATCTGGTATTGATTTGAAGACACTGACCGTCGATGGTCGGATTATGAAAAAAGATGTGGCCGCTCAGATAACCGAGACATCGGCAGCCGCAGCTGCACCGGAAGTTGTGCTGCTTAAAGGCATGCGCAAAACCATTTCCAAGCGGATGAGTGAAAGCTGGAGCATCTCACCGCGCGTCACCTATACCCGTCCGGTTGATGCCACAGCAATGAAAGAATTCCGGACAAAACTCAAACCAGCCTTTGAAAAACGCGGTCTCAAACTGACCTTTAACCATATTATCATGAAAATAAGCGCGCAGACGCTGCTTGAATTCCCGCATATTAACGGCAGCCTGGTTGATGATACCCTGGTGCTTCACCCGCATGCCCATATCGGGCTGGCGATTGGACTGGACTCGGGACTGCTGGTTCCCAACGTCAAGAACTGCGATATCAAGTCGCTGTCTCAGATTGCCGCTGAAACCGAAACACTCATTGCCGATGCCAAGGCCGGCCGCACCAATATGGACGATCTGGTTGGGGGAACCTTTACCCTGACCAATTTGGGAGCCTATGGGATCACCTCCTTTTCACCGATTATTAATCAGCCGGAACTGGCTATCTTAGGCATTGATGCCATGGTTGATACCCCGGTTGTGATTGGTGGCCAGATTGTCAGCCGACCGATGATGAATCTGAGTCTCACCGCCGACCATCGAATTATTGATGGGGCTTTGGCCGCCCAGTTCTTACAACGCCTGGCGGAATACCTTGAAAACCCCGCCCTGCTATTGGTTTAA
- the lpdA gene encoding dihydrolipoyl dehydrogenase — translation MTHIAIIGGGPGGYVAAIRAAQLGAQVTLIEREKLGGTCLNVGCIPTKALLHSAETLTEAKNASAIGLLIPEVGYDWKTVQTHKDKISTKLAGGVKGLLKANGVTIISGSAQFLNDAVLLITEASGKTAELRPDKVIIASGSVPALPPIPGIGHPNCIDSTGALSLDHVPESLLIIGGGVIGVEMASVYNQFGSQVTIIEMQPGILPLMDGELGDMLRKKLIRDGIEILTGTQVLSINATDNQMTIQINKDGTISELAGDKVLVAIGRKAELSGLSLDNTSIKTDKKGIIVNSKMQTNVATIYAVGDCLGKTMLAHVASQQGEVAAENAMGHTANYDEKTNPSCVYTTPEFASVGLTQEDIRGNEKDYSIGRFPLAANGKSLIMGDTEGMVKIISNKKYKEIVGVHILGPRATDLIVEGALALRLESTVEEIISTIHAHPTVGEAIKEAALATENRAIHWK, via the coding sequence ATGACACATATTGCCATAATCGGTGGTGGCCCGGGCGGTTACGTAGCGGCCATCCGCGCCGCTCAGTTGGGCGCTCAGGTAACCTTGATTGAACGAGAAAAACTGGGTGGCACTTGCTTGAATGTCGGCTGTATTCCGACCAAGGCGCTGCTTCATTCCGCCGAGACGCTGACCGAGGCCAAAAACGCCTCAGCGATTGGACTGCTTATTCCTGAGGTCGGCTATGATTGGAAAACGGTTCAAACCCACAAAGATAAAATCAGCACCAAGCTGGCGGGTGGGGTTAAGGGCCTCCTTAAGGCCAATGGCGTCACTATTATCAGTGGCTCGGCCCAGTTTTTAAATGATGCAGTTTTACTGATCACAGAAGCATCCGGCAAAACCGCTGAATTGCGGCCCGATAAAGTTATCATTGCCAGCGGTTCAGTACCGGCACTGCCACCCATTCCCGGAATTGGTCATCCCAACTGCATCGATTCCACTGGCGCTCTGTCATTGGATCATGTGCCGGAAAGTCTGTTGATTATTGGCGGCGGCGTCATTGGTGTGGAAATGGCGTCTGTTTACAATCAATTTGGGTCCCAGGTGACGATCATCGAAATGCAGCCGGGCATTCTGCCCCTGATGGACGGCGAACTGGGCGATATGCTACGAAAAAAACTGATCAGAGATGGTATTGAAATTTTGACCGGCACTCAGGTATTGTCAATTAATGCCACAGACAATCAAATGACGATTCAAATTAACAAAGATGGAACCATCAGCGAGCTTGCCGGCGATAAGGTGCTGGTGGCGATTGGCCGGAAAGCCGAATTATCGGGACTATCTCTCGATAATACTTCCATCAAAACTGACAAAAAAGGAATTATTGTGAATTCGAAAATGCAGACAAATGTGGCAACGATTTATGCCGTGGGCGATTGTCTCGGAAAAACCATGCTGGCCCATGTTGCCTCCCAGCAAGGGGAAGTTGCGGCGGAAAACGCCATGGGTCATACTGCCAACTATGACGAAAAAACCAACCCCTCTTGCGTCTACACCACCCCAGAATTTGCCAGTGTCGGTCTGACCCAGGAAGACATCCGGGGAAATGAAAAAGACTATTCCATCGGCCGATTCCCATTGGCTGCTAACGGGAAATCGTTGATCATGGGCGATACTGAGGGGATGGTAAAAATCATCTCTAATAAAAAATACAAAGAAATTGTTGGTGTTCATATCTTGGGGCCAAGAGCCACCGATCTAATCGTCGAGGGAGCTCTGGCATTAAGGTTGGAATCCACGGTGGAAGAAATCATCTCCACCATTCATGCTCACCCGACTGTTGGTGAGGCAATCAAAGAAGCTGCCCTGGCTACCGAAAACCGAGCCATTCACTGGAAGTAA
- a CDS encoding sigma-54-dependent Fis family transcriptional regulator: protein MEPDLNKLKNNWTNYVEHGILDENTRPIIQRSWEYCQKTKKDINGGKGETIDACQLEQVLAENRELIKIAQPIMQNLYEIVLSSHFVLVLTDKNGVLLDTIGDEVVSMRASELRFLKGTVWTNDAVGTNAIGLALAEDAPVHVVGAEHYCVSHHTWTCSATTIHNVKGEIIGVLNMSGESHKLHSHTLGIVVAAAYSIENELALSHTYRSMSASLDSTEDGILVTDENLHLQWMNVGAQKVLHLNMDEFNEISFKKIFKKMDVADELWNIEETTRYYTDVTAHIGNRKIQCSANISRILENDKIQGYSIGIREIKHLHSAVNRVSGNVATYTFEDIITHNAQMRMIIKTAEKMARFKKCILIEGESGTGKEMFAHAIHRASTFSQGPFIVVNCACLPRDLVESELFGYCKGAFTGALNEGKPGKFELAEGGSIFLDEIGELPLEVQAKLLRVVETYTVSRIGSQSERKLNIRILAATNRNLEQEVKNKSFREDLYFRLNVIYLHIPPLRVRGDDIVWAASHFLDRLNREYPEHTKACSPEFLEGLKAHPWPGNVRELQNFIERTFYLCTDPVISTAYLPTPTPKYAEEKKVLSMTVSPTLDDLVKANLEKILKETHGSVDASAQMMGLSRASLYRKIKKYNIDIKDYRYMSQM from the coding sequence ATGGAACCTGATCTCAATAAACTTAAAAACAACTGGACAAACTATGTTGAACATGGCATTCTGGATGAGAATACCCGGCCGATTATCCAACGTTCCTGGGAATACTGCCAAAAAACAAAAAAAGATATCAACGGCGGTAAAGGCGAAACCATCGATGCCTGCCAATTAGAACAGGTGTTGGCCGAAAACCGGGAACTCATCAAAATTGCCCAGCCGATTATGCAGAACCTTTATGAAATCGTTTTATCTTCCCATTTCGTTTTGGTTCTAACTGATAAGAATGGTGTTTTACTGGATACCATCGGGGATGAAGTGGTCAGCATGCGGGCTTCCGAACTGCGGTTTTTAAAGGGCACCGTCTGGACAAATGATGCCGTGGGTACCAACGCCATCGGCCTCGCCCTGGCTGAAGATGCCCCGGTTCATGTTGTGGGCGCTGAGCACTACTGCGTTTCCCATCACACCTGGACCTGTTCCGCCACCACCATCCATAATGTCAAAGGCGAAATCATCGGCGTTCTTAACATGTCCGGGGAAAGTCACAAGCTTCACTCCCATACCCTGGGCATTGTGGTCGCCGCCGCCTACAGCATCGAAAATGAGCTGGCGCTATCCCATACCTATCGGTCGATGTCAGCTTCTCTGGATAGCACCGAAGATGGGATTCTCGTCACTGATGAAAACCTCCATCTTCAATGGATGAATGTCGGCGCCCAAAAAGTACTCCATCTTAACATGGATGAATTCAATGAAATCAGCTTTAAAAAAATCTTCAAAAAAATGGATGTCGCTGATGAACTCTGGAATATCGAAGAAACGACCCGTTATTATACTGATGTTACCGCCCATATCGGCAATCGAAAAATTCAATGTAGCGCTAATATTTCCCGAATTCTGGAAAATGATAAAATTCAGGGGTACTCCATTGGTATTCGTGAGATCAAACATCTCCACAGCGCGGTTAACCGCGTCAGTGGCAACGTGGCAACCTACACGTTTGAAGACATCATTACCCATAATGCGCAGATGCGAATGATCATTAAAACCGCTGAAAAAATGGCCCGGTTTAAAAAATGCATTTTGATTGAAGGCGAAAGTGGTACCGGTAAAGAAATGTTTGCTCACGCCATTCACCGCGCCAGCACCTTTTCCCAAGGCCCCTTTATTGTGGTCAATTGCGCCTGTCTCCCCCGGGATCTGGTGGAAAGCGAGCTGTTTGGCTATTGCAAAGGCGCTTTTACCGGGGCCCTCAATGAAGGTAAGCCCGGAAAATTCGAACTGGCCGAAGGCGGCAGTATTTTTCTGGATGAAATTGGTGAGCTGCCCCTGGAGGTTCAGGCCAAGTTGTTGCGGGTGGTGGAAACCTATACGGTTTCCCGAATCGGCAGCCAGAGTGAACGTAAACTGAACATCCGTATCCTTGCCGCCACGAATCGAAATCTGGAGCAGGAGGTCAAAAACAAGAGTTTCCGGGAAGATCTCTATTTCCGTCTGAATGTGATTTATCTGCACATCCCACCGCTGCGGGTTCGGGGGGATGATATTGTCTGGGCCGCTTCCCACTTTCTGGATCGTCTCAACCGGGAATACCCGGAGCATACCAAAGCCTGTTCGCCGGAATTTCTGGAAGGGCTTAAAGCGCATCCCTGGCCCGGTAACGTTCGCGAACTTCAAAATTTCATCGAACGAACCTTCTACCTGTGTACCGATCCGGTTATTTCAACCGCGTATCTGCCTACCCCAACGCCAAAGTATGCCGAAGAAAAAAAAGTTCTGTCAATGACCGTCAGTCCGACCCTGGACGACCTGGTTAAGGCCAACCTGGAGAAAATCCTAAAAGAAACCCATGGCAGTGTGGATGCATCGGCTCAAATGATGGGTCTCAGTCGGGCCTCGCTTTATCGAAAAATAAAAAAATACAATATTGACATCAAAGACTATCGTTATATGTCTCAAATGTGA
- a CDS encoding FAD-dependent oxidoreductase, translated as MANKYAALFQPTNIGKLQIKNKISMAPMGPIGFADDNGAFNQNGQDYYVERAKGGTGLIITGICSVDLETEDMAKPVIPCPTINPLAFIYAGTQMNERIHAYGAKTILQLTGGLGRSAIPGFVKKHLAPSKQQNRWDPCIMHREMTVEEIYNVIQKFAMSASVAKAAGFDGVEIHAVHEGYLLDQFAIAFFNKRTDDFGGSLENRLRFATEIVKAIKGVCGADYPVTLRYSLKSFMKGLRQGALPGEAFVEVGKDIDEGIEAAKLLVAAGYDALNVDAGTYDSWYWNHPPMYFKEGGMYREFGRILKKHVEVPIILAGRMDDPEMACEAIGDSCDIVSYGRPLLSDPYYPEKVRQGKLDEIRPCLSCHEGCLGRISHGPLCCAVNPEVGREKIYGIVPAPQMKTVLVIGGGLAGMEVARVCAIRGHEVTLCEKSDRLGGNLIPGSVPDFKINDKKLLAWYERQLELLQVMVKKNTTMDPDKIMGQGDDIVVVATGSRPISGNFGQVRETITASDALLGKKSVGQKVLIIGGGLVGCETGLWLAQQGKDVSIVEMAPDIAGGPHGMPFMNYDMLKDELAFHHVMIYKNTRVSQIDKDSINLNTENGGVKLFADTIITAIGYEPEDSLYHQIKINSKVPVYNVGDSRHVNNIMYAIWDAYEIAREL; from the coding sequence ATGGCAAATAAGTATGCAGCATTATTTCAGCCGACAAATATAGGTAAGCTTCAGATTAAAAACAAAATTTCAATGGCCCCGATGGGACCAATCGGATTTGCCGATGACAACGGTGCCTTTAATCAGAACGGCCAGGACTATTATGTGGAAAGAGCCAAGGGTGGTACGGGCTTGATTATTACCGGGATCTGCAGTGTGGACTTGGAAACTGAAGATATGGCTAAACCGGTTATTCCCTGCCCGACGATTAATCCGCTGGCTTTTATTTATGCTGGAACCCAGATGAATGAGCGCATCCATGCCTATGGCGCAAAAACCATTCTGCAATTAACCGGAGGGCTGGGAAGAAGTGCGATTCCCGGGTTTGTGAAAAAGCATCTGGCCCCGTCCAAACAGCAAAACCGCTGGGATCCATGTATTATGCATCGCGAAATGACGGTTGAAGAGATTTACAATGTAATTCAAAAGTTTGCCATGTCAGCTAGCGTGGCAAAAGCCGCCGGATTTGACGGGGTCGAAATTCATGCGGTTCATGAAGGCTACCTGCTGGATCAATTTGCGATTGCTTTTTTTAATAAAAGAACCGACGATTTTGGCGGCAGTCTGGAAAACCGGTTGCGATTTGCCACCGAAATTGTCAAGGCCATTAAAGGTGTCTGTGGAGCAGATTATCCGGTAACCCTGCGTTATAGTCTCAAGAGCTTTATGAAAGGCTTACGGCAGGGGGCCTTGCCGGGAGAAGCGTTTGTTGAAGTGGGTAAAGACATTGACGAAGGGATTGAAGCAGCCAAGCTGTTAGTTGCCGCCGGATATGATGCCCTCAATGTCGATGCTGGAACCTATGACTCCTGGTATTGGAATCACCCGCCGATGTATTTTAAAGAAGGCGGGATGTATCGTGAATTTGGACGGATTCTGAAGAAACACGTGGAGGTACCGATTATTCTGGCTGGGCGGATGGATGACCCAGAGATGGCCTGTGAAGCGATTGGGGATTCCTGTGATATTGTCAGTTATGGCCGACCGCTGCTTTCGGATCCCTACTATCCGGAAAAGGTCCGACAGGGAAAACTGGACGAAATACGACCCTGTCTGTCCTGTCATGAAGGCTGTCTGGGTCGGATTTCCCATGGACCACTGTGTTGTGCCGTCAATCCTGAAGTCGGCCGGGAAAAAATTTATGGAATTGTGCCGGCACCACAAATGAAAACAGTGCTTGTTATCGGTGGCGGCCTGGCGGGTATGGAAGTGGCCCGGGTCTGTGCCATCCGGGGGCATGAAGTGACTCTGTGCGAAAAGTCGGATCGGCTGGGCGGCAACCTGATCCCCGGATCGGTGCCGGATTTTAAGATCAATGACAAAAAACTGCTGGCCTGGTATGAACGGCAGCTGGAGTTACTCCAGGTGATGGTTAAGAAAAATACGACCATGGATCCCGACAAGATTATGGGACAGGGCGATGACATTGTCGTGGTGGCCACCGGTTCCCGACCAATTAGCGGGAATTTTGGTCAGGTCAGAGAGACCATTACGGCCAGCGATGCCCTGCTTGGCAAAAAGTCAGTGGGTCAAAAGGTGCTGATTATTGGTGGCGGTCTGGTGGGTTGCGAAACTGGATTATGGCTGGCCCAGCAAGGTAAGGATGTGTCCATTGTTGAAATGGCTCCGGATATTGCCGGAGGGCCTCATGGCATGCCATTTATGAATTACGACATGCTAAAAGATGAGTTGGCCTTCCATCATGTTATGATTTATAAAAACACCCGGGTTTCACAGATCGACAAAGATAGTATCAATCTCAATACGGAAAATGGCGGGGTTAAACTTTTTGCGGATACCATCATCACTGCCATCGGTTATGAGCCGGAGGATAGCTTGTATCACCAGATTAAAATAAACAGCAAGGTACCGGTTTATAACGTCGGGGATTCCCGGCATGTGAATAACATTATGTATGCCATTTGGGATGCCTACGAGATTGCCCGGGAATTGTAA